A stretch of the Leptotrichia sp. oral taxon 223 genome encodes the following:
- a CDS encoding DUF2815 family protein has protein sequence MENLNGTRITVRGRLSFVHVFKPHAATPGAEEKFSTTILVPKTDVETKQKIDAAIKAATELGVSEKWGGKMPNTVFTPIWDGDGVNNSGDPFGPECKGHWVFTASVKVDYPPQVVDRRVQPITDQSEIYSGCYANVAVNFFPYLFQGKKGIGAGLGNVQKIKDGESLAGGRTAEQDFDVVDDEDDALY, from the coding sequence ATGGAAAATTTAAACGGAACTAGAATAACAGTAAGAGGGAGATTAAGCTTTGTGCATGTATTTAAACCGCATGCGGCTACACCAGGGGCAGAGGAGAAATTCAGTACAACGATTCTTGTGCCAAAAACTGATGTGGAAACAAAACAGAAAATAGATGCAGCAATAAAAGCCGCTACAGAGTTAGGAGTATCAGAAAAATGGGGAGGAAAAATGCCAAATACAGTATTTACCCCAATTTGGGACGGAGATGGTGTGAATAATAGTGGAGACCCGTTTGGTCCTGAGTGTAAAGGGCATTGGGTTTTTACGGCCTCTGTAAAAGTTGACTATCCTCCACAAGTAGTTGACAGAAGAGTGCAGCCTATAACAGATCAGAGTGAAATCTACAGCGGATGTTACGCAAATGTGGCGGTTAATTTTTTCCCGTATTTGTTCCAAGGGAAAAAAGGAATAGGTGCAGGATTAGGAAACGTACAGAAAATTAAGGACGGAGAAAGCCTTGCAGGTGGAAGAACCGCCGAACAGGATTTTGATGTTGTCGATGACGAAGATGACGCTTTATATTAA
- a CDS encoding DUF2800 domain-containing protein, with protein sequence MEGNHKDRNHALLSASGASRWMNCNPSARLEDMFPDCSSEYAEEGTLAHEISELKLLKYTTPMSQRAFNSKMKKLKSYKLYKPEMENYTDVYVDNIKELLMSFDKPGTAEIEKKVDFSEYVPEGFGTCDFVTVDNGTLYIRDLKYGKGVPVSAQDNPQLMLYSLGAYLEFSLFNDIENINMGIIQPRLDIVSIFEISADELVKWAENEVKPNAEKAFNGEGDFKIGQCTFCRAKAICRARAEANMSLETEMKLKGNILSNEEIGEILNRARDVVKWVKDIENYCQQAILRGEYVPGWKVVEGRSVRAFSDTEKAMEVLKEKGIAEELMYERKVLTLTQLEGVIGKKDFNEYVGDFIIKPKGKPTLVPESDKRAPYVNDVINASDDFINLDNNGKDD encoded by the coding sequence ATGGAAGGAAACCACAAGGATAGAAACCACGCCCTGCTTAGTGCTAGCGGGGCCAGCAGATGGATGAACTGCAACCCCAGTGCAAGGCTTGAGGATATGTTCCCTGATTGTTCAAGCGAGTATGCGGAAGAGGGAACTTTAGCTCATGAAATATCGGAGCTGAAACTGTTAAAATATACAACTCCGATGTCGCAAAGGGCATTCAACAGCAAAATGAAAAAGCTGAAATCATATAAGCTGTACAAACCTGAAATGGAAAACTACACAGATGTTTATGTGGATAATATAAAGGAGCTTCTGATGTCATTTGATAAGCCAGGTACGGCTGAGATTGAAAAAAAAGTTGACTTTAGTGAATATGTTCCAGAAGGTTTTGGGACTTGCGACTTTGTTACAGTGGATAATGGCACTTTATACATACGTGATCTAAAGTATGGGAAAGGTGTGCCTGTATCAGCACAGGATAACCCACAGCTTATGCTTTATTCACTAGGAGCTTATCTTGAATTTTCACTGTTCAATGACATTGAAAATATAAATATGGGAATTATACAGCCGAGACTGGACATTGTAAGCATATTTGAGATTTCAGCAGACGAACTTGTGAAATGGGCAGAAAACGAAGTCAAGCCTAACGCTGAAAAAGCGTTTAATGGTGAAGGCGACTTTAAGATTGGGCAATGTACGTTCTGCAGGGCAAAGGCAATATGCAGGGCTAGGGCAGAAGCCAATATGTCGCTTGAAACAGAGATGAAACTTAAAGGGAACATATTAAGCAATGAAGAAATAGGGGAAATTCTTAACAGGGCAAGGGATGTCGTAAAATGGGTTAAGGATATTGAGAATTACTGCCAGCAAGCAATACTTCGAGGAGAGTATGTGCCAGGATGGAAAGTTGTCGAGGGCAGATCTGTAAGAGCGTTTTCAGATACTGAGAAGGCGATGGAAGTTCTGAAGGAAAAAGGAATTGCAGAAGAGCTGATGTATGAAAGAAAAGTGCTTACGTTGACACAGCTTGAGGGAGTAATAGGGAAAAAAGATTTCAATGAGTATGTAGGGGATTTCATAATAAAACCTAAAGGTAAACCTACATTAGTGCCGGAGTCAGATAAAAGGGCTCCGTATGTAAATGATGTTATCAATGCAAGTGATGATTTTATAAATTTAGACAATAATGGAAAGGATGATTAG
- the dnaN gene encoding DNA polymerase III subunit beta: MSDKLNATVKTWELLEAVKVVENFISSERIGKDYLKGVCIETDRKENTLILRTTDLKMAAKVEILGRVNKDGKAVVSCKIFKGLLKVISDTDVSIAIEKDKMIIQTENSKSTISLMEDAEFPVWVGVDKLKYYSVRISDLKNLFENVKFSASVNSENEAVNCVRLEYEEEKLKAAGTDTYRLSYAEIDLKNVEGHPGERLNASVPLKAIDGIVKSMKSKLIIPRVKVLITCGEDKILFKLAGIEIVSELTRLEFPDYKTIIKNLNVDKQAILHTKDFIAVLKRAYSIAKGNKEAKNGAIFDFSRNKLAIKSIDEYSEFKEEIATLYTGEDLKISLNVKFLIDFIGKVKDKTAVMKILNNKSTVLIKGETDDNWIYLTMPLALREY, translated from the coding sequence ATGTCAGATAAGTTAAATGCGACAGTTAAAACTTGGGAGCTTTTGGAAGCCGTTAAAGTCGTGGAAAATTTTATAAGCAGTGAAAGAATAGGGAAAGACTACCTTAAAGGAGTCTGTATCGAAACAGACAGAAAGGAAAACACCTTGATTTTGAGAACTACGGATCTGAAAATGGCTGCAAAAGTTGAAATATTGGGACGAGTAAATAAGGATGGGAAAGCTGTGGTTTCGTGCAAAATCTTTAAAGGTTTATTAAAGGTCATCTCTGATACTGATGTCAGCATAGCAATTGAAAAAGATAAAATGATTATTCAAACGGAAAATTCTAAAAGTACAATTTCCTTAATGGAGGATGCGGAGTTCCCGGTATGGGTTGGGGTAGACAAACTAAAATATTATTCAGTGCGAATATCAGATTTGAAAAATCTCTTTGAGAATGTAAAATTCTCTGCCTCAGTTAATTCTGAAAATGAGGCAGTGAATTGTGTAAGACTTGAGTACGAAGAGGAAAAATTGAAAGCCGCTGGAACAGATACATACAGATTGTCCTACGCTGAAATTGATTTAAAGAATGTTGAGGGACACCCAGGAGAAAGACTTAATGCAAGCGTTCCTTTGAAAGCGATTGACGGGATTGTTAAGTCTATGAAATCAAAATTAATAATACCTAGAGTAAAAGTGCTGATCACTTGTGGCGAAGATAAGATCTTGTTTAAGTTAGCGGGAATTGAAATTGTGTCTGAATTAACTAGGCTAGAGTTTCCGGATTATAAAACTATAATTAAGAATTTGAATGTGGATAAACAAGCAATTCTTCATACAAAAGATTTTATTGCTGTACTTAAGAGGGCTTACTCCATAGCAAAAGGCAACAAGGAAGCTAAAAATGGTGCGATATTTGATTTTAGCCGAAATAAACTGGCAATAAAATCAATTGATGAATACTCGGAATTTAAAGAAGAAATCGCAACACTTTACACTGGAGAGGATTTAAAAATATCATTGAATGTAAAATTTTTAATTGACTTTATTGGTAAAGTTAAGGATAAAACGGCAGTGATGAAAATATTAAACAATAAAAGTACTGTACTCATAAAAGGTGAAACTGATGATAACTGGATATATCTGACAATGCCTTTGGCGTTGAGAGAATATTAA
- a CDS encoding helix-turn-helix transcriptional regulator, with translation MKNDMYIRLKQFLIEKNIKNKDVASQLGMSEGSFSKKINNRKGADFNLIQVRKICKMYNLDPNVYFFSNKSFLNDNIMKHKT, from the coding sequence GTGAAAAATGACATGTACATTAGATTGAAGCAATTCCTGATAGAAAAAAACATAAAAAATAAGGACGTTGCTTCCCAACTTGGGATGTCTGAAGGTAGTTTCAGCAAGAAAATTAATAACAGAAAAGGTGCAGACTTTAATTTGATTCAGGTGAGAAAAATATGCAAGATGTATAATTTAGATCCAAATGTTTATTTTTTTTCAAACAAAAGTTTCTTAAACGACAACATAATGAAACACAAAACTTAA
- a CDS encoding helix-turn-helix domain-containing protein has protein sequence MQNVKFKYGDRLKELRKPIGHPENSLSMDDLCKKLSSKFDLKINKSMMSRWENGTAVPDNKHIIAYAKFFDVDMNYLIGLTNIKRKLSDINLGGNADLDSKISDIVNMLNRLDVDKITIIYEMLLKFIDMDIGTLTSYNNIIK, from the coding sequence ATGCAAAATGTTAAATTTAAGTACGGTGATAGATTAAAAGAACTGCGAAAGCCTATCGGACACCCAGAGAATAGTTTGAGCATGGATGATTTATGTAAAAAACTCTCATCTAAATTTGACTTAAAAATTAATAAGAGTATGATGTCTCGTTGGGAAAATGGAACAGCAGTTCCAGATAATAAACACATAATAGCATACGCTAAATTCTTTGATGTTGACATGAATTATTTGATAGGATTAACAAACATAAAACGTAAATTGTCGGACATTAACCTTGGTGGAAACGCTGACTTGGATTCCAAAATATCTGATATAGTAAATATGTTAAACCGTTTAGATGTCGATAAAATTACTATTATTTATGAAATGTTACTGAAATTCATAGACATGGATATAGGGACATTAACAAGTTATAACAACATCATAAAATAA
- a CDS encoding DUF4352 domain-containing protein codes for MARKIIGEDGKIYYEKKPIYKRWWFILLVVLIVIGIIGNIGKDKNNVSSTAKTSTPNEKDKIEKFKIGDTVNTKNIELTVNDKTSASSVSDKSGFLSFKPDGEDNKFLILHVTIKNISKEMISLDSGSFQLFSEDTQYSPTMIMVDDGLNYDSINPGVKIKKRVFFDIPKGIADSKNLKLKLGSTFFSNTGGNIEIDLK; via the coding sequence ATGGCAAGAAAAATTATTGGAGAGGACGGAAAGATCTATTATGAGAAAAAACCTATCTACAAGCGATGGTGGTTTATTTTACTGGTTGTACTAATTGTAATTGGGATTATTGGAAATATAGGAAAAGATAAAAACAATGTATCCAGTACAGCTAAAACATCAACACCTAACGAGAAAGATAAGATTGAAAAATTTAAAATAGGAGATACTGTGAATACTAAAAATATTGAACTTACAGTAAACGATAAGACTTCGGCATCTAGTGTTAGCGATAAAAGTGGTTTTTTATCATTCAAACCTGATGGAGAGGATAATAAATTTTTGATTCTACACGTTACAATAAAAAACATATCGAAAGAGATGATTTCTCTTGATTCGGGAAGTTTCCAGCTTTTTTCAGAGGACACTCAATATTCGCCTACTATGATTATGGTGGATGATGGGTTAAACTACGATAGCATTAACCCTGGGGTCAAAATCAAAAAGCGGGTGTTTTTTGACATTCCAAAAGGTATTGCGGATTCAAAGAATTTAAAACTGAAACTTGGAAGTACTTTTTTCTCTAACACAGGTGGAAATATAGAAATTGATTTAAAATAA
- a CDS encoding site-specific integrase produces the protein MKNPNGYGSVIKLGGKRRKPFGARITTGYSNNGKQTFKYIGYFETRKAAMQALAEYNANPYDIDLEKITIREVMDRFIKEKEQTIENLTLKSYKMYYRYLKPLHNKKIRDVKTIELQTFIDSMPQLSTGTLKNLKSFIGLVLKKAMELDIIDKDYSQFIKLPKHRNKIERKVFTEEEIAILWTNLNEFDYVDVILILIYTGMRINELLKLPKENINLEENTIIGGNKTKAGKNRVIPIHPKILPLITRRMSNKTFFLIPNKSEEGYYLYNNFRKNEFMKIMKKLGMEHTVHDTRHTFATMITDVSTNESAITQILGHTNIKMTRKYTHTNIEKMRKEMEKIN, from the coding sequence ATGAAAAATCCAAATGGATATGGATCCGTTATAAAACTGGGTGGAAAAAGAAGAAAGCCCTTTGGTGCCAGAATTACAACTGGTTATAGCAATAACGGAAAACAAACTTTTAAATATATAGGATATTTTGAAACAAGAAAAGCGGCTATGCAGGCCCTCGCTGAATACAATGCCAATCCCTATGACATAGACCTGGAAAAAATTACGATTAGAGAGGTTATGGATAGATTTATTAAAGAAAAGGAACAAACAATTGAAAATTTAACATTAAAGTCTTATAAAATGTATTACAGGTATTTAAAGCCGCTGCACAATAAAAAAATTAGAGATGTAAAAACTATTGAACTCCAAACTTTTATCGACAGTATGCCTCAACTCTCGACTGGAACTTTGAAGAATTTAAAATCATTTATTGGACTGGTGCTAAAAAAAGCTATGGAACTGGATATTATAGATAAGGACTACAGTCAGTTTATAAAACTTCCTAAACATAGAAATAAAATTGAAAGAAAAGTATTTACAGAAGAGGAAATTGCTATATTATGGACTAATCTGAACGAATTTGATTACGTTGATGTAATTCTCATATTAATTTACACAGGTATGAGAATAAATGAACTGTTAAAACTTCCAAAAGAAAATATAAACCTTGAAGAAAATACTATAATTGGTGGAAATAAAACTAAAGCAGGTAAAAATAGAGTAATCCCGATACACCCCAAAATACTTCCACTTATAACTAGAAGAATGTCCAACAAAACATTTTTCCTAATCCCAAATAAGTCAGAAGAAGGATATTATCTATACAATAATTTCAGAAAGAATGAATTTATGAAGATAATGAAAAAACTGGGAATGGAGCATACTGTACACGATACAAGGCACACCTTTGCAACAATGATAACAGATGTGTCAACTAATGAGAGTGCGATAACTCAGATTTTAGGCCACACTAATATCAAAATGACAAGAAAGTACACTCACACTAATATTGAGAAAATGAGAAAGGAAATGGAGAAAATAAATTAA
- the malQ gene encoding 4-alpha-glucanotransferase, with amino-acid sequence MEMFERSSGILLHPTSLPGKYGIGSLGKEAYKFVDFLKKANQKLWQIFPLGPTGYGDSPYQCFSTFAGNPYLIDFDLLIEQNLLTEEDLKNVDFGGNEEYIDYGAIYNQKYPLLRKAYENFKANGNKDLKEKLDAFKAKNNDWLNDYSLFISLKNHFNGLPWSEWPHDIKIRKKAAVNKYKKELADEIEYNNFIQCLFFTQWDNLKKYANDNGIKVIGDIPIFVAVDSSDAWANPEIFLFDPELKPVKVAGVPPDYFSATGQLWGNPLYDWDKLKELNYKWWIDRVRANLSTCDIIRIDHFRGFEAYWAVPFGEDTAINGQWVKGPGIDLFNKIKEELGDLPIIAEDLGLMTQGVIDLRDATGFPGMKILGFAFDSNEENEYLPHTYTKNCVVYTGTHDNDTLIGWFTKAKEEDKQFARDYLHSFSDNEIHWDALRGAWSSVANMAIAPIQDFLGLGSEARINTPGLASGNWQWRLKDGVLTDELAERIAKLTKVYSR; translated from the coding sequence ATAGAAATGTTTGAGAGAAGTTCTGGAATTTTGTTACATCCTACTTCACTTCCTGGGAAATATGGAATTGGAAGTTTAGGGAAAGAAGCATACAAATTTGTGGATTTCCTAAAAAAAGCAAATCAGAAATTATGGCAAATTTTCCCGCTTGGGCCAACTGGATACGGGGATTCACCTTACCAATGCTTTTCAACATTCGCTGGAAACCCATATTTAATTGATTTTGACTTGTTAATCGAGCAAAATTTATTAACTGAGGAAGATTTGAAAAATGTTGATTTTGGAGGAAACGAAGAATATATTGATTATGGTGCTATTTATAATCAAAAATACCCTTTGCTGAGAAAGGCGTATGAAAACTTTAAAGCTAATGGAAATAAGGATTTAAAAGAAAAATTAGACGCTTTTAAAGCTAAAAATAACGATTGGCTAAATGACTACAGCCTTTTTATCTCTTTGAAAAATCACTTTAATGGGCTTCCTTGGAGTGAATGGCCACACGACATTAAAATTAGAAAAAAAGCTGCCGTTAATAAATATAAAAAAGAATTAGCTGATGAAATTGAGTACAACAACTTTATTCAATGCCTTTTCTTTACTCAATGGGACAACTTGAAAAAATATGCTAATGACAACGGAATCAAAGTAATTGGAGATATACCAATTTTCGTTGCGGTAGACAGTTCTGACGCATGGGCAAATCCAGAAATTTTCCTTTTCGATCCTGAACTAAAACCCGTTAAAGTAGCTGGTGTTCCACCTGATTATTTCAGTGCTACAGGACAACTTTGGGGAAACCCTCTATACGACTGGGACAAATTAAAGGAACTAAACTACAAATGGTGGATAGACAGAGTTAGAGCCAATCTTTCCACTTGCGACATCATAAGAATTGACCACTTCAGAGGATTTGAAGCATACTGGGCAGTTCCATTTGGAGAAGATACTGCAATAAACGGGCAATGGGTAAAAGGGCCTGGAATTGACTTATTTAACAAAATAAAGGAAGAATTGGGAGATTTACCAATTATTGCAGAAGATTTAGGATTAATGACACAAGGAGTTATTGACTTAAGAGATGCAACTGGATTCCCAGGAATGAAAATTTTAGGTTTTGCATTTGATTCTAACGAAGAAAATGAATACCTGCCTCACACTTACACAAAAAACTGTGTAGTCTATACAGGAACTCATGATAACGACACACTGATCGGATGGTTTACAAAAGCAAAAGAAGAAGATAAACAATTTGCAAGAGATTATCTACATTCATTCTCTGATAACGAAATCCACTGGGACGCCCTAAGAGGTGCTTGGAGTTCAGTTGCAAACATGGCAATCGCCCCAATTCAAGATTTCCTAGGATTAGGAAGTGAAGCTAGAATCAATACCCCTGGACTTGCTAGCGGAAACTGGCAATGGAGATTAAAAGACGGTGTATTGACAGATGAATTGGCAGAAAGAATTGCTAAATTGACAAAAGTTTATTCAAGATAA
- a CDS encoding M48 family metallopeptidase produces MKPKFLILMLLIFSFSIIYAANGDEEFKKGNSYIDEKKYNEAEKYLLEALKKGNTQAYNALGYLYSVQGKFEKAEYYLLKDLENTRDEKLKERMKINLAYIYIKQNKEKEAEKLLRSIKNNDATVFNTLGILYYNNQNYKKAIEYYKKALDKGNDISISNLVISYSEIEEANDEIRELVNKEYKRGNIYAYGFYGIAKIYDEGAEEGKKICELGIKKGDPNSYLCMSVFYEKKGNKIKSKELFEKYKVEMGKLEDKLEKNEK; encoded by the coding sequence ATGAAACCTAAATTTTTAATTTTGATGCTGTTAATTTTTAGTTTTTCAATAATTTATGCAGCAAATGGCGATGAGGAATTTAAAAAAGGAAATAGTTATATTGATGAAAAAAAATATAACGAAGCGGAAAAATATCTTTTGGAAGCATTGAAAAAAGGCAATACACAGGCTTATAACGCTTTAGGATATTTATATTCTGTTCAAGGTAAGTTTGAAAAGGCAGAATACTATCTTTTGAAGGATTTAGAAAATACTAGAGATGAAAAATTAAAAGAAAGAATGAAAATTAATTTGGCATATATTTATATAAAGCAAAACAAGGAAAAAGAAGCAGAAAAGCTGTTAAGAAGCATTAAAAATAATGATGCTACGGTATTTAATACATTAGGAATCCTTTATTATAATAACCAAAATTATAAAAAAGCAATAGAATATTATAAAAAAGCATTGGATAAAGGAAATGACATTTCAATAAGTAATTTAGTAATAAGTTATAGTGAAATTGAAGAAGCAAACGATGAAATAAGAGAATTGGTAAACAAAGAATATAAAAGAGGAAATATATATGCTTATGGATTTTATGGAATAGCTAAAATTTATGATGAAGGAGCTGAAGAAGGTAAAAAAATATGTGAATTAGGTATTAAAAAAGGTGATCCAAATTCATATCTCTGTATGAGTGTATTTTATGAGAAAAAAGGTAATAAGATTAAGTCTAAAGAATTATTTGAGAAATATAAAGTAGAAATGGGAAAATTGGAAGATAAATTGGAAAAAAATGAAAAATAG
- the purN gene encoding phosphoribosylglycinamide formyltransferase, with protein sequence MSKIIENSKDKSKNKKTRIAVFISGSGSNLQSIINNIENGNLNCEISYVVADRECFGLERAEKHGIKSIMLDKKLFGKNLSDEINAILENDTERTDYIVLAGYLSILSESFINKWNRKIINIHPSLLPKYGGKGMYGIKVHEAVIANKEKESGCTIHFVDNGIDTGEIITNVKVPVYEEDTPEILQKRVLEKEHILLIEGIKKLLGQ encoded by the coding sequence ATGTCTAAAATAATCGAAAATTCAAAAGATAAATCAAAAAATAAAAAAACACGTATAGCAGTCTTTATATCAGGTTCAGGCTCAAATTTACAGTCAATCATCAACAACATCGAAAATGGCAACTTAAACTGTGAAATTTCCTATGTAGTAGCCGACAGGGAATGCTTCGGACTGGAAAGAGCTGAAAAACATGGAATAAAAAGCATAATGCTTGATAAAAAATTATTTGGAAAAAATTTGTCAGATGAAATAAACGCTATTTTGGAAAATGATACAGAAAGAACGGATTACATCGTACTCGCAGGCTATTTGTCAATTTTATCAGAAAGTTTCATAAACAAATGGAATCGTAAAATTATAAATATCCATCCATCACTTCTCCCAAAATACGGTGGAAAAGGAATGTACGGAATAAAAGTCCACGAAGCTGTAATCGCAAACAAGGAAAAAGAAAGCGGCTGCACAATTCATTTTGTAGACAATGGAATCGACACAGGAGAAATCATAACAAATGTAAAAGTCCCTGTTTATGAAGAGGACACACCTGAAATTTTACAGAAAAGGGTGCTGGAAAAAGAGCATATTTTGTTAATTGAAGGGATTAAAAAGTTATTGGGACAATAA
- the purM gene encoding phosphoribosylformylglycinamidine cyclo-ligase, which produces MSISYKDSGVDKEEGYKSVEKIKNGAKSTYNVNVMNDLGSFGALYKLGDYKKPVLVSGTDGVGTKLKVAFETGIYNTVGIDCVAMCINDILCHGAKPLFFLDYLACGKLDSNVSAEIVSGVVEGCLQSEAALIGGETAEMPGFYTPGEYDIAGFAVGAVEEDQIVNGSDVKENDVLIAIPSSGAHSNGFSLIRKLFTDFTEVYNGKTIGEHLLTPTKIYVKPVQAVMKEVKINGMAHITGGGLIENVPRTIPDGLCANIQKSKIQIHELFKHDAFSRVSEEEMWGTFNMGVGFVLIVDAKDKEKVIEILGQNGENAYEIGYIEKGDEKICLK; this is translated from the coding sequence ATGTCAATTTCTTATAAAGATTCGGGAGTAGATAAAGAAGAAGGATATAAAAGTGTAGAAAAAATAAAAAATGGTGCCAAAAGTACGTATAATGTCAATGTTATGAACGATTTGGGAAGTTTTGGAGCATTGTACAAACTTGGAGATTATAAAAAGCCTGTGTTAGTTTCTGGAACTGACGGAGTTGGGACAAAATTAAAAGTCGCATTTGAAACAGGGATTTACAACACAGTTGGAATAGACTGTGTAGCAATGTGTATAAACGATATTTTGTGTCACGGAGCAAAGCCATTATTTTTCCTAGATTACTTGGCTTGCGGGAAATTAGACTCAAATGTGTCAGCTGAAATAGTAAGCGGAGTTGTGGAAGGATGCTTGCAGTCAGAAGCTGCCTTAATTGGTGGAGAAACGGCTGAAATGCCAGGATTCTATACTCCGGGAGAATACGATATTGCAGGATTTGCAGTAGGGGCAGTAGAAGAGGATCAAATTGTGAATGGTTCAGATGTTAAGGAAAATGATGTTTTAATTGCAATTCCATCAAGCGGAGCACACAGTAACGGCTTTTCACTAATCAGAAAATTATTTACTGACTTTACTGAAGTTTACAATGGGAAAACAATTGGAGAGCATCTATTGACTCCGACAAAAATTTATGTAAAACCAGTTCAAGCTGTAATGAAGGAAGTAAAAATCAACGGAATGGCCCACATCACGGGTGGAGGGCTTATCGAAAATGTTCCAAGAACAATACCTGATGGACTTTGTGCAAATATACAAAAATCAAAAATTCAAATTCACGAGTTATTCAAGCACGATGCATTTTCAAGAGTAAGTGAAGAGGAAATGTGGGGAACATTTAATATGGGTGTAGGATTTGTATTGATTGTAGACGCAAAAGATAAGGAAAAAGTGATTGAAATTTTAGGACAAAATGGAGAAAATGCTTATGAAATCGGATATATTGAAAAAGGTGATGAAAAAATATGTCTAAAATAA